Genomic DNA from Candidatus Sphingomonas phytovorans:
GATTGTCCGACAGGATGGTATCCCCGGAAATCGCGAACTCGCCGTTCACGGTCACCTTGGTGAGCAATCCGCCAGCCGCCGCGTTCAACCCGGTGACTCGCGCGATGCGCGCGGAGACGGGCACGATGATCCGGTCGGCATCAACCCGGCTGCGTCCCTCGGCATAAAGGCCCTGCACCACGGTCTTGTCGAAGCCGATCGCCGCCGCGCTGATCTTGTAGTCGACCAGCGGCCGGACAAAGGCACCGTCGAGGCGAAGCGAGGCGCGGACATCGCGACCGTTGAGATTCGGTGCGATCGATCCCGGGGTAAGCAGCCCTGCCTCGACCTGCATGCCCTCGAAACGGCTCTTCGCCAGATCCACCACGCCATTCGCCGTCACCGCCAGCGCATTGGAGCGCAGCGACAGCCTTGTGGTCGCGCGGCGCGCAGCGAGCGTGGTGGTGAAGTCGACCAGCAACGCCGGTGCTGTCAGCCGCTCGACCGGCCCAGCCAGGATCAACCCGGGATGAAGCGGCCCGCGCACCGTGAAGGTGCCGTTGCGCGCGGTGACATCCAGCGCGGCAAGCGTCTTGCCGCCGAGCGCTGCCTCCGCCTTGCCCTGCCAGGACGACCAGCTTCCGCGCCCGTTGATCTGCGCGGCCAGCGGCCGCTTCAGCCCGGCCATCCCTGCGACGATCCCGCCGGCCGGAGCATTGAGTCGCGCGTCGACGATCAGGCGATCCTGGTCCGGCACCGCATCGAGCACGAGCGCAAGCCGATCGCCCCCGTCGAGCGCGGCGGCGTTGCCGGTGATCTGCGCGCGACCATCGGCGATATGCGCCACCGCATCGAGCGTCATCGCCCGCCGCGTGCCCGTGATCGGCGCGCCGAGGACGAGGCGTCCGACCTTCAGGCGCCCGATATCGATGTCGATATCAGGCAGGGTAGGCGCATTGGGATCGCTCGGCACCGGCTTCAGTTCGGGCAACCGGGCGAGCGTGATCAGGGGCGCGGCGGCGGAGCGTATGTCAGCGTGGTTGCGGATGAAGGCGAAGGGCCGCCAGTCGAGATCGATCCGCGGCGCGGTCGCGAAGACTCCCTTCGGGTCGCTGATCCTCAGGTCGCGGATGGTGAGCTTGCCGTAGAGCGAGCCGTCCAGGCGCCCGAGCTCGACCTTGAGGCCGGATGCCGTTTCATAGCCTGAAAGCTTGCCGACCAGGAAACGCCGGCCGGGGTCGGTGTTCAGCGCGAAGACCGCGACGATCGCCAGGGCGAGCAGACCGGCGACCGCGATGGCCAGCCAGGCCGCGATGCGCCCGATCGGGAAACGGCGGCGCGGTGCCGGTGCGGCGGTCTCGACGTCGGTTTCCGGCATCAGAAGGCCTGTCCGATCGAGATATAGATCGCGACCTTGGATTCACCCTTGCGCCGGCCAAGCGGAGTGGCGACGTCAAAGCGAACCGGGCCGAAATTGGTATAATAGCGCGCGCCGATTCCGGCGCCGTAGCGCAGGTCGGTGAACTTGGGCTGGGTCGAGGCATAGGCCTGGCCGACATCGAAGAAGGGCACGATCCCGAAATTGCCGAACCGGTACCGCGCCTCGATCGCGCCCTCGACAAGGCTGCGCCCGCCCACCGGATCATTGTTGCTGTCGCGCGGGCCGAGTTGCTGATAGCCGAAACCCCGCACCGAGCCGCCACCGCCCGCATAAAGCCGACGCGAGGGCGCGATCGCATCGCGCGGTGCGCCGGCGATCGAGGCAACGCGGATTCGACCCGCCATCACCAGGCTGTCCGTGACCGGGTAATAGGTGCTGCCGTCCACCTGGGCGCGGATATAACGATAGTTGCTGCCTTCGGTCTGTGACGTTTCGGGGCTGATGCGGACCATCGCGCGGAAGCCCTTGGTCGGATCGAGCAGGCTGTTGGTGCTGTCGAAACCGACCTGGCCGTTTATCCCGGCAATGCCGTAATTCTGATAGGCGCGCTTGCCCGTCGCCGCCTGGAACGTGTCTTCGCGCGATCCGAGCAGTTCGAAGCCATAGGCCCAGGTCCAGCGCTTCTGCCAGATCGGCGTTGAATCAAGCGAGATCCGGCCGTTGATACCCAGGGTCAGCGCCTTGTACGCGTCGAAATTCTGGCGGTTGGCGGTGACCGAAAGCAGCACCGTCTTGTCGCGCCGTCCCGCATTGGCCCGGCGGAACGTCGCGGCCGCGCCCTGCTCCTGGGTTCCTGCCGTGCCGCTGAAGGCAAGCGACCCTTCCGGGCCGAACAGATTGCGGTGTGTCCAGCTCGCATCGAGCCGCAGGCCCTGCCCGGTCGAATAGCCGGCAGTCGCGGCCAGCCGTCGGGGCTTGCCCGCATTCTGGGTAACGAGCAGGTCGACCACCTCAGTCCCGTCGGGCGCGATCTGGCCCGTACGCCGCGGCTCGACCGCGACGCTGTCGAACAGCCCGGTCGCGACCAGCGCCTCGCGCAGATCGTTGACCCGGCGATCGTCATAGAGCTCGCCAGGCTTGAACCGCGCGAGGACGCCGACATGTGCCGCGTTGAACGCGAGCTTCCCGGTCGTCGAGTAGGTGCCGAAGGAGGAACGCGGTCCGGGATCGACCGGCAGCGTATAGGCGCCGAGATGAGTCGCATCGTCCAGTTCGATGTCGCGTTCCCCGACCTTGACGAAGGGATAGCCCTGTTGCGGCAATTGCAGCGCCACGCCGCCCTCCGCCGCCTCGATCGCGCTGGCGACGATCGGATCGCCGGTCCGCAGCGCAAGCGCGCTCCTGACAAGGCCCGGCGGCACTGTCTCTGGCCCCTCGATCACGATGGCGCCGAGCGTATAGCGCGAACCGGGCGAGGCATTGATCGTCGCGGTGACTCGACCGGGCTGGTTCTGCACCGGCTCGACCAGCGAGGAGACCACACCGTCATAATATCCCTCGGCGCGCAGCATGCGCAGCGCCAGGCCCTCATCCTCCCTGGCACGGGCTGAAATCACCGCGCCGTTGGCACCCTTGCCGTCCCCCTTGTCGAGCGAGGAGAGTGCGCGGAAGGGATGTTCCAGGCCGACCGCTTCCAGCCCCTCTACCTTGACCGAGTACCGAAGCTCGGGTGGTGCATCGGAAGCCTCCTTGCCGGTGGCCG
This window encodes:
- a CDS encoding BamA/TamA family outer membrane protein, giving the protein MAQPAAAQRRPDPLEQARDSQKESAKATDPAGQGADAPIIPDSQFEQALPAIDPALNQPLAPIESIDLMPVVQPATPAGAQPAQQPVTAPATVDPALAEPLPPLAGFDVEPPAAATGKEASDAPPELRYSVKVEGLEAVGLEHPFRALSSLDKGDGKGANGAVISARAREDEGLALRMLRAEGYYDGVVSSLVEPVQNQPGRVTATINASPGSRYTLGAIVIEGPETVPPGLVRSALALRTGDPIVASAIEAAEGGVALQLPQQGYPFVKVGERDIELDDATHLGAYTLPVDPGPRSSFGTYSTTGKLAFNAAHVGVLARFKPGELYDDRRVNDLREALVATGLFDSVAVEPRRTGQIAPDGTEVVDLLVTQNAGKPRRLAATAGYSTGQGLRLDASWTHRNLFGPEGSLAFSGTAGTQEQGAAATFRRANAGRRDKTVLLSVTANRQNFDAYKALTLGINGRISLDSTPIWQKRWTWAYGFELLGSREDTFQAATGKRAYQNYGIAGINGQVGFDSTNSLLDPTKGFRAMVRISPETSQTEGSNYRYIRAQVDGSTYYPVTDSLVMAGRIRVASIAGAPRDAIAPSRRLYAGGGGSVRGFGYQQLGPRDSNNDPVGGRSLVEGAIEARYRFGNFGIVPFFDVGQAYASTQPKFTDLRYGAGIGARYYTNFGPVRFDVATPLGRRKGESKVAIYISIGQAF